The following coding sequences are from one Sander lucioperca isolate FBNREF2018 chromosome 2, SLUC_FBN_1.2, whole genome shotgun sequence window:
- the ciao1 gene encoding probable cytosolic iron-sulfur protein assembly protein ciao1: MKGALTPVQTLSAHPDSRCWFVSWNPTGTLLASCGGDKAIRIWGREGDSWICKSVLQDGHQRTVRKVAWSPCGNYLASASFDATTCIWKKKNDDFESLTVLEGHENEVKCVAWAPSGNLLATCSRDKSVWVWEVDEEDEYECVTVVNAHTQDVKHIVWHPTQELLASASYDNNVCIYKEEDDDWECRATLTGHTSTVWSLAFDAAGERLASCSDDRTVKIWKESPSESGQGDLSWKCVCTLSGYHGRTVYDVAWCRLTGALATACGDDSVRVFKEDETADPEQPVFSLAAQAARAHSQDVNCVAWNPTEAGLLASCSDDGDIAIWRFQQEK; this comes from the exons ATGAAGGGAGCTTTGACCCCGGTCCAGACGCTGAGCGCCCACCCGGACTCCCGGTGCTGGTTCGTCAGCTGGAACCCGACCGGGACGCTGCTGGCCTCCTGTGGGGGGGACAAGGCTATCCGGATCTGGGGGCGAGAGG GTGACTCTTGGATCTGTAAGAGCGTTCTTCAGGACGGACACCAGCGCACCGTGAGGAAGGTGGCGTGGTCTCCCTGCGGGAACTATCTGGCCTCCGCCAGCTTCGACGCCACCACGTGCATCTGGAAAAAGAAGAACGATGATTTTGAG AGTTTGACGGTGTTGGAGGGACATGAAAACGAGGTCAAGTGTGTGGCGTGGGCGCCTTCGGGGAATCTGCTGGCGACGTGCAGCCGAGACAAGAGCGTCTGGGTGTGGGAAG TGGACGAGGAGGACGAGTACGAGTGCGTTACCGTCGTAAACGCTCACACGCAAGACGTCAAGCACATCGTGTGGCACCCGACCCAGGAG CTCTTGGCTTCAGCCAGCTACGACAACAACGTTTGTATTTACAAGGAGGAGGACGACGACTGGGAGTGCCGGGCCACTCTGACGGGACACACGTCCACGGTTTGGAGTCTGGCGTTTGACGCGGCGGGAGAGAGGCTGGCGTCCTGCAGCGACGACCGCACCGTCAAGATCTGGAAGGAGAGTCCCAGTGAGAGTGGACAGG GAGACTTGTCGTGGAAGTGTGTTTGCACGCTGTCTGGCTACCATGGACGAACCGTGTACGATGTGGCCTG GTGTCGGCTGACCGGCGCCCTGGCCACAGCGTGCGGCGACGACAGCGTGCGAGTGTTTAAGGAGGACGAGACGGCCGACCCCGAGCAGCCGGTGTTCTCGCTGGCGGCGCAGGCGGCCAGAGCTCACAGCCAGGACGTCAACTGCGTCGCCTGGAACCCCACGGAGGCGGGACTGCTGGCGTCCTGCAGCGACGACGGAGACATCGCCATCTGGAGGTTTCAGCAGGAAAAGTGA
- the tmem127 gene encoding transmembrane protein 127: MYAPPGSAVPGGRRRGGGTSVPKQPERSLVSALPGALSITALCTALAEPAWLRVHGGTCPKQELGVADVLGYIDPKLLDDYCVNPQTVLLMRVIAAFCFLGILCSLTAFLLDVFGPKHPALKITRRYAFAHILTVLQCATVIGFCYWASELILSLQQQHKKYHGSLIYVTFAISFYLVAGAGGASILATAANLLRHYPTEEEEQALELLSEMEDSSETFPADYDITNQFQPPPAYTP; this comes from the exons ATGTATGCCCCGCCGGGTTCCGCTGTCCCAGGAGGCCGGAGGCGGGGAGGAGGCACCTCCGTGCCCAAGCAGCCCGAGCGGAGCCTGGTGTCGGCGCTGCCCGGGGCTCTGTCCATCACGGCGCTGTGCACGGCGCTGGCGGAGCCGGCCTGGCTCCGCGTGCACGGAGGCACCTGCCCGAAACAAGAGCTGGGGGTGGCGGATGTCCTCGGGTACATTGACCCCAAGCTTCTGGACG ATTACTGCGTGAACCCGCAGACCGTCCTGCTGATGAGAGTGATCGCGGCCTTCTGTTTCCTGGGCATCCTGTGCAGTCTGACTGCTTTCCTCCTGGACGTGTTCGGACCCAAACACCCGGCCCTGAAGATCACACGCAGATATGCATTCGCACATATTCTCACAG tgTTGCAGTGTGCCACGGTCATCGGCTTCTGCTACTGGGCATCGGAGCTCATCCTgtccctgcagcagcagcacaagaAGTACCACGGCTCACTCATCTACGTCACCTTCGCCATCAGCTTCTACCTGGTGGCGGGGGCGGGCGGGGCCTCCATCCTCGCCACGGCCGCCAACCTGCTGCGGCACTACCCcaccgaggaggaggagcaggcgCTGGAGCTGCTCTCCGAGATGGAGGACAGCAGCGAGACTTTCCCCGCCGACTATGACATCACCAATCAGTTTCAGCCGCCCCCGGCGTACACGCCATAA